The Glycine soja cultivar W05 chromosome 9, ASM419377v2, whole genome shotgun sequence sequence CTCTAGTGTCAAACAGCACATGGAGTGTACATTTTTCAAGTGTATAATGAGTGTTATGGAGGAAAACAGTGATCTATACAATCTGACAAGAGAATAGGCAAAGAACATTGACTTCTTAAATCAACTGGTTACAGTTTAACTGCCAGTCGTTATCGTAGGGCCATCACATAAGGCCACAATTATGATGATCATCAAGTTTCTGTCTAGTATGGACAGTTTCAGAACTTGCACCACaatcatgaaaaaataataacaaccaACAAAAAGATCATGGTCGTAATACCGAAGGGGCCAGTAAGTGATAATGGCCTGAAAGGACACATCGGATAGGCAAAATTGATCATTTAGTTTCGACATCAAAAGAAAACTGGCATAGATGCTTTTTTCCTCAGTTTTCctttgaaataaataatgacattcacttaatcccaaaaatgttttatctaaaaaaataatacataacaATATATTGTGTAAAATGAGATATATGTTCACCAAAatcagaaaattacattaaatttttgaaattgtcAAGTCTCAGAACACAACAACCTTCTTTCTTCGGAAAGACTCGGCTGCAAATTTTTGGGGGGGCGAAGTCAGTCAAACTCAATGAAATTTTCGTCATAAAACAAAAACTGTTGTTTTTTGGGGCTTAtgagaggaagaaaaataatgtgcAGAGaagtatcaattattttattaaagcaGCTTTAAATAAAGAGCACAGAGCATAAATTATACATCCCTTATTTGTAGACATAAGggcataattttaaatttaaaaacagaaTCAGAACTCCTAATATCTCCTaatatttgaaatgtaaaattaaacTTCTAAAAACTAGGAAAGAAGTTGCAGCTGCTATGGGCACATTTGCAACAAAAACTTCTAAATGTTTGCTTTTTGGTAACTGTTGTCCTTCTTGCCAATTGCCTGTGCACTTGCTTCCAGAACCTTGCTTTAATCATCACAAAGGGGAGAGGAGGTGGAACATGAAAGCTGATTACTCAAAATAACACCTGGCATACAAGAACGTTTATTCCTCGATGATTTCAAATTCAGCACCAATTGGTAGATGATCACTTGGATAAATGAAGTTTGGCAGTCCACCAACAATATCAGCTGCATCGGAGTCTGGAAGTTCAAGAAAACTAATTGGTTTAATGTGATCAGAAggggaaaataatatatagtcGAGTGTTCCAGTGAAGTCAGGTGTGTAGTTTGTAAATGGTGGCTCTCCTCTTGTAGAAGCATAGACACTACATAAGGGAATAGGAGACTCCTCTAAACAGTCCGGCATCAGGTTTGATGAAGGATTCCCTGATACAAGGTACCGATAAACCTGAAAAAAATGGGAGATTTGATAAATTAGTAAAACATAGCAGGGAATACATCTCATATTTTGAAAGCACATCCAAAGATATAAGCAAGAGCTCAAGCATGACTAAAAGCAACATGGACAGACATATTGATATCGAAATACAAATTACTCACAGTATTGCACTGTTCATTCTAATGctgattaaaaataaacttaaaagcTGCTATATGttacatattaaaatatcttttgttgtgttaaattgGTTTAGCTAATTGTCATCATACTAAGagttctatattttattttgaacagAATAAACAGTTTTCAATCAATAGCCATTAACATTGAATTGTGTTCAAGATCTTTTGTCAAATTCATAGAATTTGTACTTAAAGATTACTAGCACAGTTTGGtcatcaatttattaaaaaaaaaaaatgtatctgTCATTTGTTTTTGGGAAAGGAGGTCAAGTGTGCAGCACTCAACTATAACATCTCTGGACACATTTTGCGATTTCCCTTTCCCAGCAACTATTTCTATGTCATCTCTTTTCCTTTGAGATTGAAGGTTAATCAATAACCATGAGTTGCTAGCAGATTAATGCATCACACAGGATTTCTGTGGAACAACAATCTTAATCTAGCACCTAGcttaaaataacaagacaagAGTTGGGCAAGATAGGAAAATAACAAACAGGAACGTTATAATTTAGtcaaaaataagaaataggGGAGTTGAGATTTTAGGAATGCTAGTACCATATCTCCTGGCATAGAATTGAAGTCACCGGCCAAAATGACTTCAGGTATGCATTCATACCTATCTGATATcagtgttttaaattttgctAAGCGGGATAGAAGATATTTAGCTTGTGCAAGCTTGACATCAGCCCACTCAGGATCCCTGGGGCAGAAATatacataatttataaattccATCACTAAAGTTAAGTAAACCCATGTTCCCATAACTCAATCCACATTGAgtcaaattttcaataaaagtcaacaacagaaaaaatgaagtaaaacaCACACAACTACACAAGTCACTTCATTACCAATAAAGATGTGTGTTGGCCACAATAACAATATGATGAGAGCGATCTTTGAGTTTGAATGCAGCCATAATTCCAACACAATCACGCTTTAGTCTGACACAAGGATCATTGGGATCTCCACGATCTTTTGAATTCGATTTAGATCCTGGGTCAGAAATTCAGTTAATGAAGAAATAGCACACTGTACAGGCATCCATGTAACTGCAATTTCTTTGTGTATTAAAACAATGaatgcaggaaaaaaaaacagaaaaaaaaacataccaaaagaaaatatatagaaaaaaggaaaacaggGGAACACTGCAGCAATAGAAATGAAGTAGAAGAAATAGAATTGAACTTCTGCCAGTTCATCTAGTCTATAACAATGTCAAAACAGTATATGCTCAAGAGTCAAGATTGACCGTCCTTAATATTAAGAAGAAAATCTATATTTCAAACAGAATTATGTACTTTTATTTTGCATTTACCATTTTTGGGGGGCACATCCTTTTGTTTATCTGGCTGAACTGTCTGGATATTGGTGTGTTCATCATTATTTGAAGAGTTCCCATCGGGAACTGACTTTACAAGatcattgtattcaattttCTCCTCTAAGACCAACTCTGCACTAAACAGTAAAAAAGTAAGGATAAATAGTAGACAAAGGTACCAAGAACTGAAAGAGCATCAATGAATATGTAATCACCTCCATTAAATTCTTTTGGAGacaaaactaactaacaattaacCCCAAAAGATGAGATGGGAAAGAGAGAAGAGATAAAGAGAACCATACttatgtaaatattaattaaccaATAACTAGCAGAGTAGCATTGTTGCTGGTTTTAATTACCAGAAAATTAAATTGGGGACTTTGCATTATAAGTATATCATTAACTATATTAACATTTGCATCAGAACAATATTAACAGTGTCCAAGGGATCGCAAGTTTTAAGTTGGAATCTTTCCAATTTTCCATTATAAACCAAACAAGACACTGACTTTGGACCTTGGATTAGCAAAGTTATTCTAGTTCTCCCCAActctattaaaaaaacttgtatCCAGGTGCAAAATCCAAGCCACTCACTTGTCACAGGTCCTGTAACTCTAGGTAAAATCCACATTATAAACTGTCTCTTTCCTTTCAAAGCTACAAGTTGCATGAGTTTTACACAGAAGTTGAACATACCGGTTATGCTTGTAAAACAGCCCACACCCATCACGCTTTTGCCCACTTCTCTTCATATAAATAGAAGAATATCCTAGGTCCTGCATGTTCCCTTTGTAAAAGCTGTCAAATTCATCAACTTCCTGAAATGATTCATCAAAAAGCTGAAATATACTCCTacattataaattagaatacaCATATTGGAGACCGAGACTCACTCTTCTCACTCTATCAATTAAGCATTCCCAATATTCTCTCCTTAATCATAATATAATTTGCATAttcaaaaatacttatttattataaatcataaatcttaattatataaaagcAAACATGTATCTTGTACAATGCACAATGTAAATGCTAAAATTATACTAATGGCAAATATTAGTGCGAGACAGAGCATGTCTGTTTTTTCCTGTTTCACTACAAGGGCACGTGTTCCAAAGCACAGTTTTGTGAGAAGCAACAAATTCTTACTTCTCCTTGTCTGTTTAGTAGGTTTCTAACgcaaaaacaaacacactaaCAGTCGTTTGACAAGAAGAAatgatagaaaaaaagaaacctgTAGGCAGAAAAAATCAGCTCCCAAGTTCTTGAGAACTGCCAAAATAGTGTCTGAACGAAGCTTCCATCTACATCAAGCAAAATCAAAATAGTGAAATTACAGATACAAATTTTACAATCATTAGTTAGAAACTTAAGATACAAAGCACATTACTTACTTGAGACTTGGGGAAGGAGAGTGTGGGAACAGTGAGCTCTTCACATAAGCCtacattacaaataaaaatcctttcttttttaatttttttttttaaaaaaaaggttaaacaaACGGCAACCGTATATACGTCCGTACAATATTCGAAACGGTTACAGTTAGCATACCTGAGCCAAAATGTTATACGAAACAAGACTGAATCTGAAGcctgaggaaaaaaaaatcagaagcgAAAGAGCATAAGTAAGTGAATTGAATGTTGGTGCtgcaaattaaagttaaaatgagAATCGAAAAGCGAGGTTGGGTTAGTTACCGTCAGGTTTAGTTCTGGAATGTATGTCTGCGCCTTCTACGGATATGAACTTGGGAAACGCAGGCGAGAAACTACTCATCTTCCTTATAGCGCTGCTTCATTCAGAATCAGAACAGAGTATCATATTCATTACATATAAGCCATATCTAATTGGAGTTTGAATGCTTAAGCAT is a genomic window containing:
- the LOC114424967 gene encoding carbon catabolite repressor protein 4 homolog 4-like isoform X2; this translates as MLKAVAACAVLCSNSSTSAIRKMSSFSPAFPKFISVEGADIHSRTKPDGFRFSLVSYNILAQAYVKSSLFPHSPSPSLKWKLRSDTILAVLKNLGADFFCLQEVDEFDSFYKGNMQDLGYSSIYMKRSGQKRDGCGLFYKHNRAELVLEEKIEYNDLVKSVPDGNSSNNDEHTNIQTVQPDKQKDVPPKNGSKSNSKDRGDPNDPCVRLKRDCVGIMAAFKLKDRSHHIVIVANTHLYWDPEWADVKLAQAKYLLSRLAKFKTLISDRYECIPEVILAGDFNSMPGDMVYRYLVSGNPSSNLMPDCLEESPIPLCSVYASTRGEPPFTNYTPDFTGTLDYILFSPSDHIKPISFLELPDSDAADIVGGLPNFIYPSDHLPIGAEFEIIEE
- the LOC114424967 gene encoding carbon catabolite repressor protein 4 homolog 4-like isoform X1 → MLKAVAACAVLCSNSSTSSAIRKMSSFSPAFPKFISVEGADIHSRTKPDGFRFSLVSYNILAQAYVKSSLFPHSPSPSLKWKLRSDTILAVLKNLGADFFCLQEVDEFDSFYKGNMQDLGYSSIYMKRSGQKRDGCGLFYKHNRAELVLEEKIEYNDLVKSVPDGNSSNNDEHTNIQTVQPDKQKDVPPKNGSKSNSKDRGDPNDPCVRLKRDCVGIMAAFKLKDRSHHIVIVANTHLYWDPEWADVKLAQAKYLLSRLAKFKTLISDRYECIPEVILAGDFNSMPGDMVYRYLVSGNPSSNLMPDCLEESPIPLCSVYASTRGEPPFTNYTPDFTGTLDYILFSPSDHIKPISFLELPDSDAADIVGGLPNFIYPSDHLPIGAEFEIIEE